A section of the Streptomyces sp. NBC_01591 genome encodes:
- a CDS encoding nucleotidyltransferase domain-containing protein — protein sequence MSTSASPPRELPAIEELAHAHRPAQLAVLGDLVQALSATTAVTHLLVRGSLATGTADRLSDVDLVVAVHDSRLPDLMNSLDALMSTTFGTLLPGWRDTIVGDLGGAGFVYLLPHDGHLLQLDLYLCPTSTVGALRRRIGPRLLWQGPGADSLADAGTRQRTAQELARAAQAPADCGSLLVQAMVLHAMLRKRLARGQHYIAYGLLHDLNATCRDVIRTALVPHSRHHGWYHLPDEVGRTATGRECLAQLTQALTSPPVPTVAQADEALDRIVRLAQRIAPHAAGSLTDEISAYRSYQQHEEGLV from the coding sequence ATGTCCACCTCGGCATCCCCGCCGCGCGAGCTGCCCGCGATCGAGGAACTCGCGCACGCCCACCGGCCGGCGCAACTCGCCGTCCTGGGCGACCTGGTCCAGGCCCTGTCCGCCACCACGGCCGTGACCCACCTCCTGGTCCGCGGCTCGCTGGCCACCGGCACCGCGGACCGGCTCTCCGACGTCGACCTGGTCGTCGCCGTCCACGACAGCCGACTGCCCGACCTGATGAACAGCCTGGACGCGCTGATGTCCACCACCTTCGGCACGCTGCTGCCCGGATGGCGGGACACCATCGTCGGCGATCTCGGCGGCGCCGGGTTCGTCTACCTGCTGCCGCACGACGGCCACCTGCTCCAGCTCGACCTGTACCTGTGCCCGACCAGCACGGTCGGGGCGCTGCGCCGCAGGATCGGCCCCCGCCTGCTGTGGCAGGGCCCCGGCGCCGACAGCCTCGCCGATGCCGGCACCCGGCAGCGCACGGCGCAGGAACTCGCCCGCGCGGCACAGGCACCCGCGGACTGCGGCAGTCTCCTCGTCCAGGCGATGGTCCTGCACGCGATGCTCCGCAAACGCCTGGCCAGGGGCCAGCACTACATCGCCTACGGCCTCCTGCACGACCTGAACGCCACCTGCCGGGACGTGATCCGCACCGCGCTGGTGCCGCACTCCCGGCATCACGGCTGGTACCACCTGCCCGACGAAGTCGGCCGCACCGCCACCGGCCGGGAGTGTCTGGCCCAGCTGACGCAGGCGCTGACCAGTCCGCCGGTCCCCACCGTGGCGCAGGCCGATGAAGCACTGGACCGCATCGTGCGCCTTGCGCAGCGGATCGCCCCGCACGCCGCCGGCTCGCTGACCGACGAGATCTCCGCATACCGCTCCTACCAGCAGCACGAGGAAGGACTCGTATGA
- a CDS encoding aspartyl/asparaginyl beta-hydroxylase domain-containing protein yields the protein MVTILPAATPVAQAGPGRADVLAQVARLADLDELTVEQMRAEALAAPARGVVAYGEYQSGGWWTTSLLNHSGDPHDVVIGDGRPRPTSLLEAMPATTRFLDGLGLDFMYVRLARLEPHSYLWEHRDYAELRDMGRHRLHIPLVTNPSAVLVTAGTRVHMAAGALWRLTPSQAHGVCNTTGPDRLHLIADVYANDAYQALAARPCLRDGDAADLPEMTGANRAALLSGAGQLAELGFTDAAEQTLLRAFYSYALPEGGAYDLIAELHTGRGADSDAHRWRQAKAHLLDRP from the coding sequence ATGGTGACCATACTCCCCGCAGCCACCCCGGTGGCGCAGGCCGGCCCCGGGCGGGCGGACGTCCTTGCCCAGGTCGCCCGGCTGGCCGACCTGGACGAGCTGACGGTCGAGCAGATGCGGGCCGAGGCGCTGGCAGCGCCCGCCCGCGGCGTCGTCGCGTACGGCGAGTACCAGTCGGGCGGCTGGTGGACCACGTCGCTGCTGAACCACTCCGGTGACCCCCACGACGTCGTGATCGGCGACGGCCGCCCCCGGCCCACCTCCTTACTGGAGGCCATGCCCGCCACCACGCGGTTCCTCGACGGGCTGGGACTGGACTTCATGTACGTGCGCCTGGCCCGCCTGGAACCGCACTCCTACCTGTGGGAGCACCGCGACTACGCGGAACTGCGAGACATGGGCAGGCACCGTCTGCACATCCCGCTCGTCACCAATCCTTCGGCAGTTCTGGTCACCGCAGGGACCAGGGTCCACATGGCAGCCGGCGCATTGTGGCGGCTGACGCCCTCGCAGGCACACGGCGTATGCAACACGACCGGCCCGGACCGGCTCCACCTGATCGCCGACGTGTACGCCAACGACGCCTACCAGGCCCTGGCCGCCCGCCCCTGCCTGCGTGACGGGGACGCGGCGGACCTGCCGGAGATGACCGGGGCGAACCGGGCCGCACTGCTGTCCGGGGCCGGGCAGCTTGCCGAACTCGGCTTCACCGACGCGGCGGAACAGACCCTGCTGCGCGCTTTCTACAGCTACGCCCTGCCGGAGGGCGGGGCCTACGACCTGATCGCCGAACTCCACACGGGCCGCGGCGCGGACAGCGATGCGCACCGGTGGCGCCAGGCGAAGGCGCACCTGCTCGACCGCCCCTGA
- a CDS encoding transcriptional regulator, whose amino-acid sequence MTTDAAERHPLAYLLAVRGQKAQAYLLRVAEQHQRMGYGQMAYRREKASRWIRGDYAPNYRTQLAMAALEGIPPEAIHAHGWPGWLLLALPDHTLFTLPWTTTGVVQALEITGGPVDRRKFLITTSVTLGTTVAQWSAAAPAGAAPTTGCRIGDDVPDLFERRLEGLRRLDDTVGSGDVYDAARAELRLITATLKNASFGEGVERRLFAAAAEASRSAGWTAYDSGKTAAAERHYVTALRAAASADDPVVGANTLAFWAIQHYSTGNPRGAVDLIEAALSKAPRTGSPRLTSMLHARACRAHAHAGDARAADRAANAALDAYEHAGPIEDDLSCVYWYNLGETHQLIGSSALNLGNPKRALAHFLEASTVHTNQEAYNGDAFPRGHAIYLARLAEAHLGLGDVDAAVATAHDAVDRMGGITSARSTHTLEDLRSKLARRRGIPAVAEFLDYTNTE is encoded by the coding sequence GTGACCACTGACGCCGCCGAACGCCACCCGCTTGCCTACCTCCTGGCCGTACGCGGCCAGAAGGCGCAGGCGTACCTGCTCCGGGTCGCCGAGCAGCACCAGCGCATGGGATACGGGCAGATGGCGTACCGCCGGGAGAAGGCATCCCGCTGGATCAGGGGGGACTACGCGCCCAACTACCGCACCCAGCTCGCCATGGCCGCGCTCGAAGGCATCCCGCCCGAGGCGATCCACGCCCACGGCTGGCCGGGCTGGCTCCTGTTGGCCCTGCCGGACCACACCCTCTTCACCCTCCCGTGGACGACCACGGGGGTGGTGCAGGCACTGGAGATCACAGGAGGTCCGGTGGACCGCAGGAAGTTTCTGATCACCACATCCGTCACCCTGGGCACCACCGTGGCGCAATGGTCCGCCGCCGCCCCCGCAGGAGCGGCCCCCACCACGGGCTGCCGGATCGGTGACGACGTCCCCGACCTCTTCGAACGCCGCCTTGAGGGCCTGCGCCGGCTCGACGACACCGTCGGCTCCGGCGACGTCTACGACGCGGCCCGCGCCGAACTCCGCCTGATCACCGCCACCCTCAAGAACGCCTCCTTCGGCGAAGGCGTCGAGCGCCGCCTGTTCGCCGCGGCGGCCGAAGCCTCCCGCTCCGCGGGCTGGACGGCCTACGACAGCGGGAAGACCGCCGCCGCCGAACGCCACTACGTCACCGCCCTGCGCGCCGCCGCCAGCGCCGACGACCCCGTGGTCGGAGCGAACACTCTCGCCTTCTGGGCCATCCAGCACTACTCCACCGGCAATCCCCGCGGCGCGGTCGACCTCATCGAGGCCGCCCTGTCAAAAGCACCAAGGACCGGCTCGCCCCGCCTGACCTCCATGCTCCACGCCCGCGCCTGCCGGGCCCACGCCCATGCCGGCGATGCCCGGGCCGCCGACCGGGCCGCCAACGCCGCCCTGGACGCCTACGAGCACGCCGGACCCATCGAGGACGATCTCTCCTGCGTCTACTGGTACAACCTCGGCGAGACCCACCAGCTCATCGGCAGCTCCGCCCTCAACCTGGGCAACCCCAAACGGGCCCTCGCCCACTTCCTGGAAGCCTCCACCGTCCACACCAACCAGGAGGCATACAACGGCGACGCCTTCCCCCGCGGCCACGCCATCTACCTCGCCCGGCTCGCCGAGGCCCATCTCGGTCTCGGCGATGTCGATGCCGCCGTGGCCACCGCCCACGACGCCGTCGACCGGATGGGAGGCATCACCTCCGCCCGCAGCACCCACACCCTGGAAGACCTGCGCAGCAAACTCGCCCGCCGCCGCGGGATACCCGCCGTCGCCGAATTCCTGGACTACACCAACACCGAGTGA
- the ku gene encoding non-homologous end joining protein Ku — protein MPRPLWTGAISFGLVTIPIKVVSATEDRSVHFHQVHLEDMGRVRTRKVCEIEDEVVPQEEIGKGYEVAKDQLVAVTDEELDEMPLPTAKAIEIVAFVDADSIDPIRISDSYYLAIDGQVAAKPYTLLRKALERSDKVAVAKFAWHNRERLGLLRVREDAIVLHAMRWPDEIRSPESLKPKDVDLDDDEIERAVQLTDTMALDDISGFRDEYRDALEELIEAKAEGTELPEPAEGEERESGKVVDLMAALNASVKAAKESRGEHGGQDATVHTMQPRKKTAAKKKAAPARKTTAKKTTATKKRTAKKTTTKKRSAS, from the coding sequence ATGCCGCGGCCCTTGTGGACCGGAGCCATTTCTTTTGGCCTGGTTACCATCCCGATCAAGGTCGTCAGCGCGACCGAAGACCGCTCGGTTCATTTCCACCAGGTCCATCTGGAGGACATGGGCCGGGTCCGAACCCGCAAGGTCTGTGAGATCGAGGACGAGGTCGTGCCGCAGGAGGAGATCGGCAAGGGCTACGAGGTCGCCAAGGACCAACTCGTCGCGGTCACCGATGAAGAGCTCGACGAGATGCCGCTGCCGACCGCGAAGGCGATCGAGATTGTGGCGTTCGTCGATGCCGACAGCATCGACCCGATCCGGATCAGCGACAGCTACTACCTCGCGATCGACGGACAAGTCGCAGCCAAGCCCTACACGTTGCTCCGCAAGGCGCTGGAGCGGTCCGACAAGGTCGCCGTCGCCAAATTCGCGTGGCACAACCGCGAAAGGCTCGGGCTGCTCCGGGTGCGCGAGGACGCGATCGTGCTGCACGCGATGCGATGGCCCGACGAGATCCGCAGCCCCGAGTCCCTCAAGCCGAAGGACGTCGACCTGGACGACGACGAGATCGAGCGGGCCGTCCAGCTCACCGACACCATGGCCCTCGACGACATCTCCGGCTTCCGGGACGAGTACCGCGACGCCCTGGAGGAACTGATCGAGGCGAAGGCGGAAGGCACGGAGCTCCCGGAGCCGGCCGAGGGCGAGGAACGGGAATCCGGGAAGGTCGTCGACCTTATGGCGGCCCTGAACGCCTCAGTCAAGGCAGCCAAGGAATCGCGCGGCGAGCACGGCGGCCAGGACGCCACTGTGCACACGATGCAGCCCCGCAAGAAGACCGCGGCCAAGAAGAAGGCCGCCCCGGCCAGGAAGACCACCGCGAAGAAGACCACAGCCACGAAGAAGCGCACGGCGAAGAAGACCACCACGAAGAAGCGCAGCGCGTCCTGA
- a CDS encoding APC family permease: MNSETTGNTMRLKGDLSLLSVVLFGLAYISPGIVVTIFGVVAATSGGAAPTAFAIATLAMLLTGLSYAKMARAVPGAGSVYTYARKMLDSRIGFLSGWAMLLDYFFIPMVGWLITAIYFNAQFPDIPKWVWLIVSVGITTAINVFGMKLADRVNKVLMFIALGSLVLFATLCVVFLGKHGSSAPATDAVWNSGTSIGAVTAAAAIAAYSFLGFDAVSTLGEEARGGARTIGRGIIGCVIAAGAIFIVLSFVMQLVHPGAKFADVDAAAYHLKVQVGGKTYAEIINFVTIAGSIASCIALQASAARLMYVMGRDGALPKAVFGNLSKKTGTPVLNLLLTAAAGVIAMKLDLTTATSFINFGAFLGFALVNVCVIAHLVRERRHGRTPNLFSFLVMPAIGAGVSLYLLTKLGDVALQIGGVWLAIGVVYLAVLTKGFRRPAPEMTFDDDTTATDAVTA; the protein is encoded by the coding sequence ATGAACAGCGAGACCACAGGAAACACCATGAGACTGAAGGGCGACCTGAGCCTCCTCTCCGTCGTCCTGTTCGGCCTGGCCTACATCTCCCCCGGCATCGTCGTCACGATCTTCGGCGTGGTCGCCGCCACCAGCGGCGGCGCGGCCCCGACCGCGTTCGCCATCGCCACCCTCGCGATGCTGCTCACCGGGCTGAGTTACGCGAAGATGGCGCGCGCCGTGCCCGGCGCGGGATCGGTCTACACCTACGCCCGCAAGATGCTCGACAGCCGCATCGGTTTCCTGTCCGGCTGGGCGATGCTGCTCGACTACTTCTTCATCCCGATGGTCGGCTGGCTGATCACGGCGATCTACTTCAACGCCCAGTTCCCTGACATACCCAAGTGGGTCTGGCTGATCGTCTCGGTAGGCATCACCACCGCCATCAACGTCTTCGGCATGAAGCTCGCGGACCGCGTCAACAAGGTCCTGATGTTCATCGCTCTGGGGTCGCTGGTCCTCTTCGCCACCCTGTGTGTCGTCTTCCTCGGCAAGCACGGCTCGTCCGCCCCTGCCACGGACGCCGTGTGGAACTCCGGCACGTCGATCGGCGCGGTCACGGCGGCCGCAGCCATCGCCGCGTACTCCTTCCTCGGCTTCGACGCCGTCTCCACGCTCGGTGAGGAGGCCAGGGGCGGGGCGAGGACGATCGGCCGCGGCATCATCGGCTGCGTCATCGCCGCCGGAGCGATCTTCATCGTGCTGTCCTTCGTGATGCAACTGGTCCACCCCGGCGCGAAGTTCGCCGACGTCGACGCGGCCGCCTACCACCTGAAGGTGCAGGTCGGCGGCAAAACGTACGCCGAGATCATCAACTTCGTCACCATCGCCGGATCCATCGCCTCCTGTATCGCCCTGCAAGCCTCCGCCGCCCGCCTCATGTACGTCATGGGACGCGACGGCGCACTGCCCAAGGCCGTCTTCGGCAACCTGTCGAAGAAGACCGGCACGCCCGTCTTGAACCTGCTGCTGACCGCGGCCGCCGGTGTCATCGCCATGAAACTCGACCTGACCACAGCCACCTCGTTCATCAACTTCGGCGCCTTCCTCGGCTTCGCCCTGGTGAACGTCTGTGTGATCGCCCACCTGGTCCGCGAGCGCAGACACGGCCGCACCCCCAACCTCTTCTCGTTCCTGGTGATGCCGGCCATCGGCGCCGGCGTTTCCCTCTACCTGCTCACGAAGCTCGGTGACGTCGCACTCCAGATCGGCGGCGTCTGGCTGGCGATCGGCGTCGTCTACCTGGCCGTCCTGACCAAGGGCTTCCGCCGGCCCGCACCGGAGATGACCTTCGACGACGACACCACGGCCACGGACGCAGTCACCGCGTAG
- a CDS encoding carbon-nitrogen hydrolase family protein translates to MARPLPLILAQAPGRPADDLAGFAADVERRVKLRAPGALVVYPELHLGESAPGVPAAPEKAAEPLDGKRDAAFAELAGDLGIWLVPGSVYERGTGDRVHNTTPVYSPRGERLAAYRKICPWRPYETTTPGNRFEVVDLAGVGRIGLSICYDTWFPEISRHLAWMGAELIVNVVRTSTSDRAQEVVLSRANAITNQVFVASVNSAAPSGIGRSLVIDPQGTVRAETVDAGDSTLTDVIDLDEVSNVRRYGTAGLNRIWDQFRPGDPALELPLYGGRIDPATWNPAHTTEEPPR, encoded by the coding sequence ATGGCCCGCCCCCTGCCCCTGATCCTCGCCCAGGCGCCCGGCCGCCCGGCCGACGACCTCGCAGGCTTTGCCGCCGACGTGGAGCGGCGCGTGAAACTGCGCGCACCCGGCGCCCTCGTCGTCTACCCCGAACTGCACCTAGGCGAGAGCGCCCCCGGCGTCCCGGCCGCCCCGGAGAAGGCCGCCGAGCCGCTCGACGGCAAACGCGATGCGGCCTTCGCCGAGCTCGCGGGGGATCTGGGCATCTGGCTGGTACCCGGCAGCGTCTACGAGCGAGGCACCGGCGACCGCGTCCACAACACGACACCGGTCTATTCACCACGAGGTGAGCGCCTCGCCGCGTACCGCAAGATCTGCCCGTGGCGCCCGTACGAGACGACCACACCCGGCAACCGGTTCGAGGTCGTCGACCTCGCCGGGGTCGGCCGCATCGGACTGTCCATCTGCTACGACACCTGGTTCCCGGAGATCTCCCGCCATCTGGCCTGGATGGGCGCCGAGCTGATCGTCAACGTGGTCCGCACGTCGACGAGCGACCGCGCGCAGGAAGTCGTCCTCAGCCGCGCCAACGCCATCACCAATCAGGTCTTCGTTGCCAGCGTCAACTCCGCCGCCCCATCCGGGATCGGCCGCAGCCTCGTCATCGATCCACAGGGCACGGTGCGCGCCGAAACCGTCGATGCCGGAGACTCCACCCTCACCGACGTGATCGACCTCGACGAGGTCAGCAACGTCCGCCGCTACGGCACCGCCGGTCTCAACCGGATCTGGGACCAGTTCCGCCCCGGCGACCCAGCCCTCGAACTCCCGCTGTACGGGGGCCGCATCGACCCCGCCACCTGGAACCCCGCCCACACCACCGAGGAGCCGCCACGATGA
- a CDS encoding LysR family transcriptional regulator, which yields MELRVLRYFLSIVETGSVTKAAEVVRVAQPSLSRQLRGLEGSLGMTLFDRGGKQMVLTAAGRRFLPLARDLVARADAAEAAVGALAAGRAMRITVAAPPTTITDVIAPFLATWGPEDPLVTVQAESPARAYQALAWGADVAISSAPPRRRFAGLPVARLPLWAYVRADHAWADRGRVTIRELAAEPLIVLTPAHGTRRILDHAVQDADASYDIVLECDTPHVAQAMAASGHGVAVVSDDPRFDLHPLLILDSTGEPLQIHLHAAWDAGHYALHSIEAFAAGLSCFCVERYGPQVAARL from the coding sequence ATGGAACTCCGAGTGCTGCGCTACTTCCTGTCCATCGTGGAGACCGGTTCCGTCACCAAGGCTGCCGAGGTGGTCCGCGTCGCCCAGCCCTCGCTGTCGCGTCAACTGCGCGGCCTGGAAGGGTCCTTGGGGATGACGCTCTTCGACCGCGGCGGCAAGCAGATGGTCCTGACGGCGGCCGGCCGGCGCTTCCTTCCCCTGGCCCGCGACCTGGTCGCCCGTGCGGATGCCGCCGAGGCCGCAGTCGGTGCGCTGGCTGCCGGTCGTGCCATGCGGATCACCGTGGCGGCGCCGCCCACCACCATCACCGACGTGATCGCGCCGTTCCTGGCCACCTGGGGGCCGGAGGATCCGCTCGTCACCGTGCAGGCGGAGAGTCCGGCACGTGCGTACCAGGCCCTTGCGTGGGGCGCCGATGTAGCCATCTCCTCGGCACCTCCGAGGCGCCGTTTCGCCGGGCTCCCGGTGGCCCGCCTGCCGCTGTGGGCCTACGTCCGTGCCGACCATGCCTGGGCGGACCGGGGCCGCGTCACCATCAGGGAACTTGCCGCGGAGCCCCTCATCGTCCTCACCCCGGCGCACGGCACCCGCCGCATCCTGGACCATGCCGTGCAGGATGCGGACGCCTCGTACGACATCGTGCTCGAATGCGACACCCCGCACGTCGCACAGGCCATGGCGGCTTCGGGCCATGGTGTCGCGGTGGTCTCCGACGATCCCCGCTTCGACCTGCACCCGCTGCTGATCCTCGACAGCACGGGCGAACCGCTGCAGATCCACCTGCACGCGGCGTGGGACGCCGGCCACTACGCGCTGCACAGCATCGAGGCATTCGCGGCCGGGCTGTCATGTTTTTGTGTCGAGCGGTACGGGCCACAGGTCGCCGCCCGCCTGTGA
- a CDS encoding ISKra4 family transposase, protein MAETAFAAARGLFEQVAKDLTSPDAAALTHSGLEDLLAARMREVTRQLFQDHLDLRAVRERRAGQVVDETGVERTRIERGRRRILATVFGKVTATRIAYRATGSADLHLADAALNMPAGMHSHGLARLAATESARGSFAEAVDRVNALTGAGVGHRQVQELAVAAAAGIDAFYQALVPEPCTDATLLVLSTDGKGVVIRPEALREATAKAAATKSGNKMATRLAPGEKHGRKRMATLGTVYDTEPAVRGVDDIIADPADPAKECRPGPRARSKWLCGSVNDTAEQVIAAVFDQAEARDPAHRRTWVVLVDGARHQLDLIRAEAARRNVTVHIVIDIIHVLEYLWGAAHCLHPAGDRAAEAWVAGQARTILAGGSEQAAASISAAADAVGLRPGSRKGIDDAVGYLKNKAAYLRYDTALTEGFPIATGIIEGACRHLVKDRLDITGARWGLSGAEAVLKLRALRSNGDFDTYWAWHETQEFTRNHQARYRDTLIPAA, encoded by the coding sequence GTGGCCGAGACCGCGTTCGCCGCCGCCCGCGGCCTGTTCGAGCAGGTCGCCAAGGATCTGACGTCGCCGGACGCCGCCGCGTTGACGCATTCAGGGCTGGAAGACCTGCTCGCGGCGCGCATGCGCGAGGTGACCCGGCAGCTGTTCCAGGACCATCTGGATCTGCGCGCGGTGCGCGAGCGGCGGGCCGGGCAGGTGGTCGATGAGACCGGGGTTGAACGCACCCGGATCGAGCGGGGCCGACGCCGGATCCTGGCCACGGTGTTCGGGAAGGTCACCGCGACCCGGATCGCCTACCGGGCCACCGGCTCGGCGGATCTGCACCTGGCCGACGCCGCGCTGAACATGCCGGCCGGGATGCACAGCCATGGGCTGGCCAGGCTCGCCGCCACCGAGTCCGCCCGCGGCTCCTTCGCCGAGGCGGTCGACCGCGTCAACGCGCTGACCGGCGCCGGGGTCGGCCACAGGCAGGTCCAGGAGCTCGCCGTGGCCGCCGCGGCCGGCATCGACGCTTTCTACCAGGCCCTGGTGCCCGAGCCGTGCACCGACGCCACGCTGCTGGTGCTGTCCACCGACGGCAAGGGCGTGGTGATAAGGCCCGAGGCGCTGCGCGAGGCCACGGCGAAGGCCGCTGCGACCAAGAGCGGCAACAAGATGGCGACCAGGCTCGCGCCCGGGGAGAAGCACGGCCGCAAACGGATGGCCACCCTGGGCACCGTCTACGACACCGAGCCCGCCGTCCGCGGCGTCGACGACATCATCGCCGACCCCGCCGACCCCGCGAAGGAGTGTCGCCCGGGACCGAGAGCCAGGTCCAAGTGGCTGTGCGGCTCGGTGAACGACACCGCCGAACAAGTCATCGCCGCGGTATTCGACCAGGCCGAAGCCCGCGACCCCGCCCACCGCCGGACCTGGGTCGTGCTGGTCGACGGCGCCCGGCACCAGCTCGACCTCATCCGAGCCGAGGCAGCACGCCGGAACGTCACCGTGCACATCGTCATCGACATCATCCACGTGCTCGAATACCTGTGGGGCGCCGCGCACTGCCTGCACCCGGCCGGCGACCGCGCGGCCGAGGCCTGGGTCGCCGGACAGGCCCGTACCATCCTGGCCGGAGGCTCCGAGCAGGCCGCGGCCTCGATCAGCGCCGCCGCCGACGCCGTCGGGCTCAGGCCTGGCTCACGCAAGGGTATCGACGACGCCGTCGGTTACCTGAAGAACAAGGCCGCCTACCTGCGTTACGACACCGCGCTGACCGAAGGCTTCCCGATCGCCACCGGGATCATCGAGGGGGCGTGCCGCCACCTGGTCAAAGACCGCCTCGACATCACCGGAGCCCGCTGGGGCCTCTCCGGCGCCGAAGCCGTCCTGAAACTCCGTGCCCTGCGCAGCAACGGCGACTTCGACACCTACTGGGCCTGGCACGAGACACAGGAGTTCACGCGCAACCACCAGGCCCGATACCGCGACACGCTCATACCAGCGGCTTGA